A DNA window from Oryzias latipes chromosome 5, ASM223467v1 contains the following coding sequences:
- the LOC101158350 gene encoding protein kinase C and casein kinase substrate in neurons protein 1 has product MSEIYDDSSLEETTDSFWEVGNYKRTVKRIDDGNRLCNDLMNCIQERAKIEKAYAQQLTEWSKRWRQMVDRGPQYGTVERAWMALMTEADKVSDLHQDVKNSLINLDFEKVKNWQKDSYHKQMMGGFKETKEAEEGFKKAQKPWAKKLKELEAAKKSYHMTCKEERLAVTREANSRAEASVPAEQQKKLQEKLDKCKQDSQKAREKYEKALEELSNSTPQYTESMEQVFEQCQQFEERRLSFIKEVLLDVKHHLNLTENQSYAAVYRDLEQTISSASPQEDLRWFSSSHGPGMHMNWPQFEEYNPDLAHSIAKKEKIGKGDKIKLTHVTPSVQHSQGGDRGSVSSYEKNQAYTPSTEWSDEDQMAPNSGSDTNGGSNPFEEDVGRGVRVRALYDYEGQEQDELTFKAGEELTKLEDEDEQGWCKGRLDNGKLGLYPANYVEAI; this is encoded by the exons ATGTCTGAAATCTATGATGATTCTAGTTTGGAAGAGACCACCGACAGCTTCTGGGAG GTTGGTAACTACAAACGAACGGTGAAGCGGATTGATGATGGCAATCGACTCTGCAATGACCTGATGAATTGCATTCAGGAGCGTGCCAAAATCGAGAAAGCGTACGCTCAGCAGCTGACTGAATGGTCCAAAAGATGGAGGCAGATGGTAGACAGAG GGCCTCAGTATGGCACGGTGGAGCGAGCCTGGATGGCCCTGATGACGGAGGCTGACAAGGTGAGTGACCTTCACCAGGACGTGAAGAACAGCCTGATAAACTTGGACTTTGAGAAGGTGAAGAACTGGCAAAAAGACTCCTACCACAAGCAGATGATGGGAGGATTCAAGGAGACCAAGGAGGCAGAAGAAGGGTTCAAGAAGGCCCAAAAGCCATGGGCCAAAAAGTTAAAGGAG CTCGAGGCTGCTAAAAAATCTTATCACATGACCTGTAAAGAGGAGAGGCTCGCCGTCACTAGAGAGGCGAACAGCAGGGCAGAGGCCTCGGTACCCGCGGAACAGCAAAAGAAGCTCCAGGAGAAACTAGACAAGTGCAAACAGGACTCCCAAAAG GCAAGGGAGAAGTACGAGAAGGCTCTGGAAGAGCTGAGTAACAGCACCCCACAGTACACAGAAAGCATGGAGCAAGTGTTCGAACAGTGCCAGCAGTTTGAAGAAAGGAGGCTGAGCTTCATCAAAGAGGTGCTGCTGGATGTCAAACATCACCTCAACCTCACAGAGAACCAAAG TTATGCCGCTGTGTACCGGGACCTCGAACAAACCATTTCATCAGCAAGCCCACAGGAAGATCTGAGGTGGTTCAGTAGCAGCCACGGTCCTGGCATGCACATGAACTGGCCACAGTTTGAG gaATACAACCCAGATCTTGCTCACAGCATCGCTAAGAAAGAAAAGATAGGGAAAGGAGATAAGATCAAGCTGACTCATGTCACACCATCTGTGCAGCACTCTCAAGGAGGAGACAGAGGAAG TGTGAGCAGCTACGAGAAGAACCAGGCATACACGCCCTCCACAGAGTGGTCAGATGAAGACCAGATGGCTCCAAACTCAGGCAGCGACACCAACGGAGGGTCGAACCCCTTCGAGGAGGATGTGGGGAGGGGTGTAAGAGTAAGAGCGCTATACGACTACGAGGGTCAAGAGCAGGACGAGCTGACCTTTAAAGCAG GAGAAGAGCTGACGAAGCTGGAGGACGAGGATGAACAGGGCTGGTGTAAAGGTCGCCTGGACAACGGCAAGCTGGGTCTTTACCCAGCCAATTACGTGGAGGcaatctga
- the spdef gene encoding SAM pointed domain-containing Ets transcription factor yields MSNLVGSLSEGAVYGPRIGLTENSLTLMERNRGSGEQWDLGETKPNMEALERGGLYFSCFDMLFTEDAAWLVKLSEASPALALPMTRMESREEPEQCPVIDSQEQGLSPELERQVEERSLEQVQSMVVGEVLKDIETACKLLNITPDPMEWNMGNVQKWLLWTEHLYRLPHAGKAFQELTGKDLCAMSEEEFRQRSPQCGDTLHAHLDIWKSAAWMKERCSLGDNKTTASEELWSEADSSCSGQPIHLWQFLRELLLKPHNYGRCIRWLNKEKGIFKIEDSAHVARLWGLRKNRPAMNYDKLSRSIRQYYKKGIIRKPDVSQRLVYQFVHPV; encoded by the exons ATGTCAAACCTTGTGGGCAGTTTGTCTGAAGGAGCAGTGTATGGACCCCGGATTGGACTGACGGAAAACTCCCTCACCCTCATGGAGAGAAACAGAGGCAGTGGAGAACAATGGGACCTGGGGGAGACCAAACCAAACATGGAAGCCTTGGAGCGAGGAGGCCTTTACTTCTCCTGCTTTGACATGCTCTTCACTGAAGATGCTGCATGGCTGGTCAAACTGTCAGAGGCTTCCCCGGCGCTGGCTCTTCCCATGACTCGCATGGAGAGTCGGGAGGAGCCGGAGCAGTGTCCAGTGATTGACAGCCAGGAGCAGGGACTCTCTCCTGAGCTGGAGCGGCAAGTGGAGGAGCGATCTCTGGAGCAGGTGCAGAGCATGGTTGTGGGAGAAGTACTGAAGGACATCGAAACAGCCTGCAAGCTGCTTAACATCACACCAG ACCCAATGGAGTGGAACATGGGGAACGTTCAGAAGTGGCTGCTCTGGACCGAACACCTGTACAGACTGCCTCATGCAGGAAAAGCCTTCCAGGAGCTGACTGGGAAGGATCTGTGTGCAATGAGTGAGGAGGAATTCCGCCAGCGATCCCCACAGTGTGGAGACACGCTCCACGCACACCTGGACATCTGGAAGTCAG CTGCTTGGATGAAAGAGAGGTGCTCACTTGGAGACAACAAAACTACTG CCAGCGAGGAGCTGTGGTCCGAGGCAGATTCGTCATGTTCAGGACAACCCATTCACCTGTGGCAGTTCCTCAGAGAGCTCCTGCTCAAACCGCACAACTATGGACGCTGCATCCGCTGgctcaacaaagaaaaag GTATTTTTAAAATCGAAGACTCAGCTCATGTGGCCAGACTGTGGGGGCTCAGGAAGAACCGACCCGCCATGAACTATGACAAGCTGAGCCGCTCCATTCGTCAGTACTACAAGAAGGGCATCATCAGGAAGCCTGATGTGTCCCAGAGACTGGTGTACCAGTTTGTTCACCCAGTATGA